The DNA region CTGAAAAGAAATAGCTCAATTGATTAGGACATCccaaaaaaccaaaacaaaaactttAAGAAGAAACGACATTGTCAAACTAATACCTCATGACCACATCTGACTGCTAAAGATTTAACGTGAGCAGGTAAATCTCTCGCAAAATCACCGAAGATGTATGACATTGTATCGGCTTTAGAAGGATGAATCGTTACATTTTCCAACTTGGGAACAAACGAGAAAATGAATCTTACATTGTCAAAACAGTGAAAATCAAGTGCACGAAGATTTGCAGCCTGAAAATCAATCTCTTTCACTCCACCACAAATGTGAAACGTAACATATGTTACTGTACTGGAAAAGCGTAGCTTATAAGGAAGGTTACAAAGTTTAAGAGTTAATTGCTCAAGGTTAAAACAAGAGGACAAAATACCCTCTAGCTGTCCACTTGCTAACAAAACAGCCGTCAGAGAAAGGGTCTCGAGGGACCTGTCAGAGAAAGGGTCTCGAGGGACCTAAAACAAACTTCGGAAATTAGTTGCACAGTGCAATGGTACAAATCCAAATGCTTCAATAAAGAAGCTTGAGACAGAAGCTCAAGAGAAAATCTAAACAACCTATCGGGGGAGTTGAggggggtggtggtggtggtgaaacTTACGGAAACAGAACCACAAATAAAGGAAAGGCATAATCTTTCAACGCCTAACCCTGAAATAGAACGCATCCAGTTCTCAAATTCACAAGATAACTCTCTCCCAAAGCAAAAGGTCATATTAATGTGAGGCACTCTACTACCTGAGTAAAGTTGTAATAACATATTCACTCCCTTAATGAGAGGAAGCTCTTACCATTAATGAGAGGATCAaaaccaagaagaagaaaaagaagtttaaaaagaagaagaaaaataaggtGCATTTCAAAAACATTACTGGGAGATCCCATAAAAAGGAGCAGGGGAATAACAAAGAAGAGAATGGAAAAGAGGATATTACTACAGATAATGAGGAGGAGGACTTTGAAAATGAAGAGcaacaaaaggaagaagaatatcAAGGCAAAGAGCATGAGAAGGAAAATGAGAATAGCAACAAGGAAATGGTTGAACATAACAAACCAAGTcataacaaaaaagataaagacAATACCGAGAACAACAGTGACCAAAGGTTGCAGGAAGCAAGGTCAGAAAATCAGGACACtcatgaaggaaaggaaaatggaaaaCAAATGTCTCAAGAAAgtaaagtgaaggaaaacaaagatgagaatgacAGCATTGATCAAAGATCTCAAGAAAGAAATGGGACTGAtaacaaagaagaagaggaggaaatTTCGACTAGCTTAAGTTCCAGACTCAAAGATTGTGAGGGCATAAACCTGGTGGTAGATCTAAACTGCGAAAATGATAAACAGAAAGATGATTTTGAAGGCAACTCTGATGATGAAGTGGCAGAAAGCCTAATTCAATTTTTTGCCCCAAACATTGTCCGTGACAAGGAAGAAGGGGAAGTCGATGAAGACCAGGAATGTACAGCTGAAAGTCACTTGAAGGAAGTGATTGAAAAGCAAGGATTGTCTCCAGTAAAAAGGGGAAGAAGCAAACATAAAGGAAAAAGCAAGAAACTTAAAGATGCAAGAGCTAAAACTGTTCCCCTGGAAAAGGGAAAGAGTTTAGAATAGTCTCACCCtcatattttccatgatcagTGCAATTTTTTGGAATATAAGGGGTGTTAGATCCAAAAAATCTATTCATAGATTGAAAAATCTTATCAGAATCAACAACAGTGACTTTGTAGCCATTATGGAGCCATTAGTCAACAAAAACAAGATTGAAGGTTATAAGAGATATTTGGGTTTTAATGAATGTATCACCACTGAGAATGGCAAGCTATGGTGCTTTTGGAGCAAAAACCTTGAAGTGGTGGATAACATCCATGATGAACAACAGATTACCCTCAAATTTAAACAAAATGTTAGAGATCAGTTTGTGTACATCACTGCTGTCTATGCCAAGTGCActtctactgaaagaaaagaTCTATGGGATAGCCTAGCCAATGTTAGTGCCAATATTGATGCGCCATGGTGCATTGGTGGTGATTTTAATGTTATAATGGATTCTGATGAAAAGATGGGTGGCTTACCACATAGAGCTTATAAAAGTATCGACTTTATTAGCTGTATGGATCAATGTGGGGTAACTGATATTGGTTTTGTGGGTTCTAAGTATACTTGGTGCAACAACTGGGAGCCTAGATACAAAATTTGGAAGAGATTAGATAGAATTTTAGTGAATGATCAATGGGAACAGAAATTTCAGAATAATGTGGTTAAGCACTTGGCCAGAACTGGTTCTGACCATAGACCCTTGTTATTAAAGTGTCAGGATACTTCTAACAATTTTATTAGCTATTTTAGATTCCTAAATTTTTGGACAGAACAGGAAGATTTCTTGGATGTGGTTCAAAATGTGTGGGATGAGAATATTCCTGGTAATGCTATGTGGAGGCTTCATCAAAAATTAAAGTTGCTTAGTAAGAGACTCAGAGACTGGTCTAGGATCACAATTGGCAATGTTTATGACCAGGTTAAGGAATGGGAGGAAAAAGTACAAGCTTTAGAAGATCTGGAACTGATTGATAATAGTGACCAAGTAAGAGAGGATCTAAACAGGACTCATGCAGAATACATCAGATGGCAATCCATGCAAGATTCATTACTCAAACAAAAGTCCCAAATGAAGTGGTTTGAAGAAGGTGATAGTAATACTAGGTACTTCCATAGTGTCGtcagagagaaaagaagaaggctGCATATCCATAGAATCAAGAACAGTAAAGGTAAATGGATGCAC from Lycium ferocissimum isolate CSIRO_LF1 unplaced genomic scaffold, AGI_CSIRO_Lferr_CH_V1 ctg9100, whole genome shotgun sequence includes:
- the LOC132046032 gene encoding uncharacterized protein LOC132046032 translates to MTFCFGRELSCEFENWMRSISGLGVERLCLSFICGSVSVPRDPFSDRSLETLSLTAVLLASGQLEGILSSCFNLEQLTLKLCNLPYKLRFSSTVTYVTFHICGGVKEIDFQAANLRALDFHCFDNVRFIFSFVPKLENVTIHPSKADTMSYIFGDFARDLPAHVKSLAVRCGHEIKCIPIDMKMFRNIRQLSLSLFDLYDSDILNISLLLGACPLLQYLNLTAPQVEKKSTKQRGSREPPLSPMCHTKLKEVTLGGFYGSTSEIEVALFILRSALTLERMFLIPGYISPHRGNLATNVSFSDRERYSIQRELHGQAISREAVVIFYK
- the LOC132046033 gene encoding uncharacterized protein LOC132046033 produces the protein MVEHNKPSHNKKDKDNTENNSDQRLQEARSENQDTHEGKENGKQMSQESKVKENKDENDSIDQRSQERNGTDNKEEEEEISTSLSSRLKDCEGINLVVDLNCENDKQKDDFEGNSDDEVAESLIQFFAPNIVRDKEEGEVDEDQECTAESHLKEVIEKQGLSPVKRGRSKHKGKSKKLKDARAKTVPLEKGKSLE